A segment of the Sphingobacterium oryzagri genome:
TGATTGGGATGCTGCTAACAACGTCAGATTTATTTGGTATGAGCTTGATCCGAACGGAGATGAAGCCAACATCGCATTTACCAAATATAATCAGGGCAAGATTGATCTTACAAATTCCGAACTAATCAAAGCTGTATTCTACCTTTCTTCAGGTACTGAAAGCGAAAGAGAAAAGAGAAGCTATCAATTAAAGATCGGGTACGAATGGGATGAGATAGAAAATGCATTGCGAGGCAAAGAGCTTTGGAATTTTCTAAATCCGGACAAATTTTATGAAAGCCATATTGAATTCATCTTTGAACTTATAGCAACCAAATACTTGCACAAAACAAATCTGAAGATCAACAAGAGCATCGATAAGCTTTGGTCATTTTATGTGTTTAATGATTTAATAACTAGAAATACAAATTTGGATGATAGCCGGTTTAATAATACTAGAGATTTTCTTTGGGATGAGGTAAAGACGTATTATCGAACGTTTGTTGAATGGTGTACAAGCAATGTGTTTTATCATACTATTGGCTTTTTGCGACAAATTGAAAAGAATATTGAAGTCATTAAATCGCTAAGTGAAGAAAATTCCAAATCTAACTTTATAAAGAAGTTGAAAATAATAATTCAAAAACATTTTAATGAAGTGGATTTTGAACAGATTGGCTACGAATACGACAAAAAGAAAGCGAAAGAGATATTGCTACTTTTCAACGTTATAACTACAATGAACAGCAGATATAGTCGTTTCCCATTTTTTCGATATAAAGAAGAAAAATGGAGCTTGGAGCATATTCACGCTCAACAGTCGCAAGAGCTCAAGAATGATAAGCAAAGAAAGTCTCTATTGGAAGAGCAAAAAAAATATTATTCAAATAATAGACGAAATGATGCTGTGAAATTGAAAATTATCGATTCTCTGCTATGTTCGGAAGCTATGGATGTTGAGGTGTTTGATGCTTTGCAAGATGAGATTTTTGTCGAGTTTTCAGACTCCACAGCAGTTCACTCTCTTAAGAACTTGGCTTTGTTGAATGTTCCAAATAATTCGTCCTTAAATAATAATATTTTTCCGATTAAACGAGATCTAATTAAGATGTTGGATAGCAAAGGTTCATTTATTCCAATTTGTACGAAGAATGTCTTCTTAAAGTATTACTCCCAAACTGTGCAACAATCAGTCAAATGGGACAAACAAGACATGATATTTTATATTAGTGAGATGAAGAATACATTGAGCACTTATTTAATTATAAAAGAAAATGAATACACAGGAATATAGCTTTTGGAATTTAGTTTCTGATTATAAAATAAAGATTCCGGCAATTCAAAGAGATTATGCACACGGAAGAAAGCGCGAAGAAAAGATAGCAACAAATCTTGTTCAGGATCTCTTTAAAGTTTTAACTTCTGATCAGGAGAGGAAGCTTAACCTTCATTTCATATATGGTAGAATTGATGATCATGATTTTATTCCATTGGATGGACAGCAAAGACTAACCACTTTGTTTCTAATACATTGGTTTCTTTCAATTGGTAATTTATCACAGGAAAATAGACGTATTCTAGCGAAGTTTAAATATGAAACTAGACCGAGTTCTCAAGATTTTTGTTTCAAATTAGTGACGGAAAATTTTGTGTATATCATAAATGAAAAAGTTAGTGAGCAACTAAAAAATGCGAAATGGTTTTTCCTTTCATGGTTAAACGACCCAACTGTGTATGCAATGCTCAATATGCTTGATATAATACAAGAAGTATTTGAAAAGCCTGATAACGAGATTTTTGAAATTCTTATTACCGATGAATCACCTATCTTATTTCATTTTTTACCATTAGAACGTTTTAAACTCGATGACAACATTTATGTAAAAATGAATTCACGCGGGAAACCGTTAACTGAATTTGAAAATTTTAAGGCAAATTTTTCAGTACTTTTTGATTTTGATGATAGATCAAAATTGGATAATGAATGGTTAGATATTTTTTGGTCCTTCGAAAGAGATCGTTCATTTATAAATGTTGGGGAGGTTGATAAGAAATATTTGAATTTTATCAGAAACATTACGTTCAATTTTTATGCAGAAACTTTTGATATCGATAGAAGTTCAAGAGAGAATTTTGATATTTTTGAACAGTATAAATCTGTTTATATCAATGTTGATAACCTTGAGGGCTTCTCAAAAGTTTTAGATTCCTTGGTAGGTTTTTTTGATGAAGAAAAGTGTTTTCATGATTTTATTGGTGATAACCCGAATTATGGCGAAAGGTTGATGTTTTATTCTCTAATGAGGTTTTTTATTATAGTAGGTAAGGTTACAAGCGATAACCAAGAAATATACCGTCGTTGGATGAGAGTTTCGCGAAATTTAATAAACAATACCCTTATCCAAAGTCCTGAAACTTTTTTTAGAGCTTTAAGATCAATTAAAAATCTTAGTATTAATTTGGCAGACATATATGATTATCTCATTTCCAGCGATACTAAAATTGAGGGTTTTTTACAAAAGCAAGTTGAAGAGGAGAAGATTAAAGCGCAATTAATCTTAACAGATTTAAGGTGGGAGGACGAAATTTGCGAAGCAGAAAGACATGCTTATTTTTCTGGTCAAATAGGCTTTATCTTAGAATATTGTAAAGTTGATGAGGTTTGCAACTTAGCACTTTTTATGGATTATAGCAGAAAGCTACAGATTCTTTACGGCCATGAATTTAAATTGGAGCATCACTGTTTATTTCAACGGGCACTCCTTACTTGCGGAGATTATTCGGTGAGAATAAATAAGTCAAAAACGTTTTGTACGTTTAATATGAGTCTTAGGGAGAAAATGGATAATTGGAGGAAAGTATTTGATGATCCAGTTAAAACTTTATTTATTAAGAGACTTTTGGATTCGATTAAGATGGGCTCTGTTTACTCAGATCTTAGGAGGATAGTAGATAGTCATGTGGGCGACGATTGGCGGAGCTTAATTGCTCAAACTGAAGGTATTTTGGAATATTGCGATAAGTTCAGAATAGCAAGATTGAATAATAAAATTGCTTTGGCACGGAGTGATGCTGATAACTGGAGAAGGCATGCCGATCTATACTCTTACGCACTTTTTAAAGAACTACAAAAAGAAAAAAAGGTGGTTTATTACAATGATAGTTCCGATGATGTACCGTGGATCAATATAAAATGGGAAGACGAGTATTATTATGTACAAGAGGAAGAAGTTGGGTACTCATTTGGATTTTGTCAAGGTTCCAGTGACAAAGTGGGGTTGGAAAATGTCAAAAGATATGTTCTTGAATTTGCAATTTCTAAAGGTTTGCAAAAAGATAATTTACTATTATTGTGATAAATAATTAAGTACGAAAATGTTGGTGCAGCGAGGTGTCTTAACATTGTGCCATTCGAAGCCTTAAAAATGAAATTTATAATAGAATGAATATATGACGAACTTTTTTTTAAAGATGATATTGATCCTACTTTTTTGTGGGACATCACCTTCCTTTTTAAGCGCGCAAATAAAAAAGCTCGATTTACAAAAAAAAGAACTTATAGGCAGAATTGCGCCAGGGGGAGCAATCACTGTTTCAATGCAATGCTATAAGTATGAGGATGATTCCTATGTTTTTAGGTACAGAGATGCAAAATATTCCAAATTAGAAGAGTGGAAGGACTTCCGAATAAGATCTAGCGAAGATTTTGAGACCTTATATTCCTACCTCGCGGATGGATTTAAAGATATGCCGGAGGATAAGGTTTTATTGGATATCGGTAACGAATTTTTAATGCTAGAATTCGGTAGATTTTTAGGAGGAAAGGTTGTTCGTATTTACCACTCTACATCTAGCAACAAAGATTTTGCAGTTGTTGGGTATACAAATCAATACACAGCAAAACAGATAGACAAATTATTCAACAAAAAATAAAAGCTATATGTAACTTTGAGAGTATATTTTTGAGAGTAATTGTGATTCGTTGCTAAGACAAATTATTTAAATTAATCGAGCAACCATTTTTGGTGTAGTGTATGTTAACGCTGGAGGCGATAATGGCTTTTTGAAATGAAATTCTAATTGAGTTTGTGTTTAGACGATTTGTCGACAAACGACCCATCAAAACCATAAATTGCGTTTTCTACTTTTACCTGTGGGGGGCAATTTTGAACATGATGAGTTTTACATTTATAACATCTGCATTCCCAACGAAGACAAAAACCAGTTCAGACATTGATAAATTTTAAAAGAATGAATTGGTGCTTTAATCTGTATATTTAATGTTTTACAATAATAGTATATTATAATCTAACTGTCA
Coding sequences within it:
- a CDS encoding DUF262 domain-containing protein — encoded protein: MNLNPRLKSIAEFLDGDHHFVIPSYQRGYRWEERQIRDLLNDIYEFQDDIRKKKGDKSGEFYCIQPIVVLKRLDGKWELIDGQQRLTTILILLASLKSALKVLKLPTTFFTLEYETREKELLSSKAFLEQITSVFQTDKTNIDFYHMSNAFLSIEAWKEENDINVGDFCNTLLKVDFNGDWDAANNVRFIWYELDPNGDEANIAFTKYNQGKIDLTNSELIKAVFYLSSGTESEREKRSYQLKIGYEWDEIENALRGKELWNFLNPDKFYESHIEFIFELIATKYLHKTNLKINKSIDKLWSFYVFNDLITRNTNLDDSRFNNTRDFLWDEVKTYYRTFVEWCTSNVFYHTIGFLRQIEKNIEVIKSLSEENSKSNFIKKLKIIIQKHFNEVDFEQIGYEYDKKKAKEILLLFNVITTMNSRYSRFPFFRYKEEKWSLEHIHAQQSQELKNDKQRKSLLEEQKKYYSNNRRNDAVKLKIIDSLLCSEAMDVEVFDALQDEIFVEFSDSTAVHSLKNLALLNVPNNSSLNNNIFPIKRDLIKMLDSKGSFIPICTKNVFLKYYSQTVQQSVKWDKQDMIFYISEMKNTLSTYLIIKENEYTGI
- a CDS encoding DUF262 domain-containing protein, with amino-acid sequence MNTQEYSFWNLVSDYKIKIPAIQRDYAHGRKREEKIATNLVQDLFKVLTSDQERKLNLHFIYGRIDDHDFIPLDGQQRLTTLFLIHWFLSIGNLSQENRRILAKFKYETRPSSQDFCFKLVTENFVYIINEKVSEQLKNAKWFFLSWLNDPTVYAMLNMLDIIQEVFEKPDNEIFEILITDESPILFHFLPLERFKLDDNIYVKMNSRGKPLTEFENFKANFSVLFDFDDRSKLDNEWLDIFWSFERDRSFINVGEVDKKYLNFIRNITFNFYAETFDIDRSSRENFDIFEQYKSVYINVDNLEGFSKVLDSLVGFFDEEKCFHDFIGDNPNYGERLMFYSLMRFFIIVGKVTSDNQEIYRRWMRVSRNLINNTLIQSPETFFRALRSIKNLSINLADIYDYLISSDTKIEGFLQKQVEEEKIKAQLILTDLRWEDEICEAERHAYFSGQIGFILEYCKVDEVCNLALFMDYSRKLQILYGHEFKLEHHCLFQRALLTCGDYSVRINKSKTFCTFNMSLREKMDNWRKVFDDPVKTLFIKRLLDSIKMGSVYSDLRRIVDSHVGDDWRSLIAQTEGILEYCDKFRIARLNNKIALARSDADNWRRHADLYSYALFKELQKEKKVVYYNDSSDDVPWINIKWEDEYYYVQEEEVGYSFGFCQGSSDKVGLENVKRYVLEFAISKGLQKDNLLLL